In Verrucomicrobiota bacterium, the genomic window TTGTCATCCCTCGGGTTATCTTCAGATAGCCCTCGGTCTTCCGCCTAGCCCATCACCAAAATCCCTTCGCTAATTCCACCAGACTAATCATGGAAATGGTATTAAACCACGCGGAAGACGGAGCCGGATTTGCGGTCGAGATCGATGAGGGCGCATCCATCCGTGACCGGAATGGTTTCGCCGGATTCGAGATCCACGAGACCGGTGGCCGATTTGTCGGCGAAAGTGACCTTCGCCCGGGCGGCTTCGGGATAATGGTTCAGGGCAAAGAGAATCCGATCCTCCGGTCCCTCGTGCAGGACGGCGCTGAAGAGGTTGCGCGGTTGTTTGTAAACGCAGTGGCCGCCCTCGGACTTCATGTCCTTGCCGCTGTTCCAATCGACCCAGGTGACCGTGCCTTCGGGTTCCACGCGGACTTTGGGCGCCGGCGTTTCCTTGTCGAGCAGGGCGGAGAGCCAGGCGATCGACTCCAGCGAATCCTCCTCCGGTTGACCGGATCCGAGGCCTACCGGCATCCACCAGATGCTTCCCTTGCCTTTTGCAAGCGGTTCGCCGGACTTCGCGGGAGCGCCGCCGAGAAAGGTGATGACGGCGCCGGAATCGTTGCGACCGGGCCATGTTCCCGAGACGACGAGTTTACCGCCGTCGTGAACATATTGTTCCAAGGCCTGTGCCGTGACGCTGTGGATGACGGGTGAGCCGGGCAGGATGACCAGAGGTGCCGCTCCGAGCTTCGCCACGGAGTGCACGGGATCGATCACCGAGGCCTGACGGCCGGTATGCTCGACGACTCGGAAAAGACCCTCGTATTCACGCGAAGCCTGGCCGCACTTGGCACCGTCCACCCTGGGTTCGCCGACATAGAGGGCGTTGTCGTTGCAGGGCGATGGATCGCCGATGTAGGAATGCTGGTGGCTGGTGAGGTCATAGATGACCGCGAGATCGGTGGCGGGAACGAGGTCGTCCCAGCCTTTGATCGTCTCGCAGGCGAGCTTTTTGACCGACCGGAGCACGGCCAGACTCGGACGTGCGTGGCCATGGGAACTGACCGGGGAGTCGCCCCAGCAGTCGCGGTCATGAAACATGAACCAGGAAAGCGCCTTGCAGCCTTGCGCCAGCGCGCAGAGGGCCATGAAGCGCATGTGGTCGTACGAGACGCGGGATTTCAGCGCGCGCTCCCAAGTGCCGCTCATGAACTCGGCCGACCAGGTGTAACGCAGCGTCGCGTTCATGAGCTTGAGCACGCGGGCCATCGACTGATAGCCCGAGTAGCTCATGAAGGTGCCGCGGTAGAAATCGTAGCCCGCGATACCGAGCGGGCCGGTGGCTTTCTCGAACTCGGTCATGCGAGTCGGCACGCCCTCGGGACGGTGCGGGTTGAAGTTCGTCATGAAGGTCACCTCCTTCACGCCGTTCGCCTCGTGCATCTCGCGCAGGGCGGCGATGTATTTCGACATGGCCCAGGTCTTGAACTCGCACCAGTCGGCATACCATGCAAAGTCGTCGCCCACCTCGTCAGGGACCTGCCGCGGAGGCTGCACATCCTCGATGGAGGGGTATTTTTGCGGATAAGGGAGAGCGGCGGCGTTGCCGTATTTATCAGTGAGGAACCGGTGGTAGAACCCGCCGCGACCGACGTTCACGGGGTTGTAGTCGCTGGTGAGCATGCCGTCCTGGACGATGTAGCTCACCTCGTTGTCGAGGTTCACCATCGTGATGAAGCCGCCGTTGGATTTGAGGCGGGGCTTGATGATCTTGTCCACCTCGTTGATCCACTTCCGGCACCAGGCGAGATACTCGGGATGCAGATAGGAGGGCTGGGAACCCTCCCGTTTGCCGATCCAGTAGCCCTGCGTCGTGCGATTCTGGTAATCCCAGACCATGATCGAGGGATCGCCCATGATGAGCCATTCGGGATAGGCGCCATGGATCATTTCATTGCAACAAAACGGGCCGCAACGGAAGTTGAGTTCCAGTCCCATCTCGTGCACCAGATCGAGGAAATGGTAGAGGTTGAGATTCGGATTCGTCCGGCCCTCGAAATCGAGCTCGCCCGCCGGATGCTCGGCGCTTGGTGGCCCTACCAGATGCGTGGCCCACTGAACATAGGTGGTGACATTTTTGAGACCGGCGTCCTTGAATTTCTGAAGGATCGGCTTCCAGTAGCGTTTCTCTAGGCGGAAGTATTGGATCTCGCCGCCGAAGATGTTTTTTGATTGGTGTTTCATTGTTGAAATGGGTTTCTTAAAAGAGGCTTCAGGCGCGCTGTTTTTCCTTGAGCCAGAGGATAGAGGTGACGCCGCGCGGGTAGTATTTGCTCCCTTTGGCCTCGCCGCTCACGATCTGGTCGCTCCATGCCCAATAGTTATTTTTCTCGTCGAGCAGCCAAGCGGCGTGGGCTTGGTCCGCAACGACGCCGGCCTTGCCGGGCTTTTCCCCGAGGATTTCGGAGGCGATGAACTGGCAGAGGTAGACTTTGCTGAGCCAGGAATTGTTGCTGGTCGAGCTGATCTTCCAACCTCCGTCCGGAAAGAGACAAATCCCCTGCTTGAGCACGCCACGCAGGTGGCGGCGGAGTGAGGCGATGAGGGGGCCGAATTCGCCATCGGGCGAGAGCGCTTTTTTCAGGCCGAGGGCGTGCGGGATCACAAGACCCTCGATGGCCGGAATGATGCGGCTCTCCACATTCTCGTGAAGGATAGCGGGCAGGAGTCCGTTTTTGTCGGCGGTGGCGCTGATGGTCGCCGCCGCGCGGCGGGCCTGATCAAGGGCTGTGGCCGCGCGTTTCTTGTCGCCGATGGCTGAAAATAGATCGGCCAGGCCGACATAGCTGCCCCAGCATTTCACGGCAAGGTAGAGGTTGTTGCGGGCCTGACCGAGCGAGACATCGAGGCTGTCGTAAGTCGTGATCTCGCTGCCGCCGGCGCAGCGCGAGCTGTCGAGCGACATCACGCCGTCGCGCTGCGCGGGATCGGGATGGTCGCGGTTGAGCAGGCTGGTGAGGATTTTTTGGAATGTGGGGAGGTTCTTTTTGCGCCAGGCCGTGTCGCCGGATTGCTTCACATAGACGAGGGCGCAGACGAGCCAGTTCACCAACTCCTCGTGCGACATGTGGGAGAAGCAGCCGTGGAGCCCGCTCTTTTCATAGACCGAGCGCTGCGGTGGCGAGAAATGGTTGGTGATGCCCATGTCGTGCGTGAAGGTGATACCGCCCGGATACTCGGTCGCATCGCCGGGAAAACGCACGGTGTCGGTGTAGGAATAACGCCGGAGGAACCAGTCGAGTTCGTTGCGCACGGTCCAGGGATTCATCTCCATCTCGAAGAAGAGCTGGTCGATCGTGAGGTCGAGCGTGTTGAGCATCCGGTATTCCCCCTCGTTCACCGCCCAGAGCGGCTTGCCTTCGAATTCCAGAAACTGCGTGCTGCCGTAGTAGCTGTGCACGGCCTGCGCGAGCATGAAGGAACGGGCTTCGCCGAGTTTGGCCTTGGCGAGTTTTTTGTCGAACGCATCGCCCCGTTTTTTCAACGCACCGAAGTTCTCCAACGCATAGGCGGCGACGGCCTCGATATCGGAAAAATAGCGCGTGTAGTGGTAGCGTGTGTTCAGACCCGTGGTGGCCTGCCCCGCACGGTGGAAGCAAACCGCAAAGCGGAAGGTCTGCTTCTTTCCTGCCTTGGCCCTGCACACCAAAAGGCCCACGCCGCCGATGCCGAAGGAATGATTGAAGGGATCGCTCTCCCCGAGAATGTCCTCGACGCTGAATCCCAGCGCGGAGTGGACACCCGGCGAGTCGCTGGCGATGGCCAGGGTATCCCCGCAGGCGATGCCGGTGATTTTTTCCAACCCCTCGACGAGCCGCATTCCGCGCACCGGGTCGTTGCCCTGAAAGCCGAAGATCGCCAAGCGGTCTTTCTTCGAGCGCGTGTTGTCCACCGTCAGCTCCACGGTCAAGGCGGGCACATAGGCAAGTCGAAGATCCTTGTCGGAAACCTTTCCGGGCTCGGGTGCAGCCATCGCCGGGGTATGGATGGCGAAGGTCAGATCCCCCGCCGTCCAGGTGTCGGAACCGGCGGAGAATTCGCGCCGGATCGCCTTGTCGGGCCATGAGCGCGGAACCACGCGCTTTTGGACCGCCCCGGCCTCCACATCGAAGCGGGCGCTGTCATCCGCCGTCTCCTGAAAGAACGGCAGGCAGGTGATGCTCTCCCCGTCCGCGAGGCCGATGAAGACATTCTGGTCGGCCGGCTTGCCGAGTTCCAGACCGAGGCCGCCCTTTGCTCCTTTGGCGCCGAGGGTAAAACTGGCGAACGCTCCGATGGGTGAATGCTGGGTGTTGAAGTGGATGTTTTGTTTCATTTGATGATGCTGGATTTTTGAAAAATAGGAGTGCTGCTTTCAGTTTATGGGCGCGGCTGACAAAATGGTTCAGTCGGCTCAACCGGCCAGCCGGGGACTTGGAATGTCGATCCCGAGCGGGTTGGGGAAAAATTCACAACGCAGGTGCGTCGGTGATGTCATGGATTCTAAGCAAAATTGATTCTAGGGAAGGCCTGCCCCTTCGACCTCGAAGGAAGAATGCAAAAAAGTATGAATTATGAAATATGAGTCACAGGTCAAGACATAGGGAACACATGGCGTGAGTGTTTGGTGATGGTGGTGATGTTTTAGTTGTTGGTCAATGGCAGGAAGGTTTGGAGCGCAGGCAACGGAGAGGAATGGGCGAATGCCCTTGCCTCCATCCAGCCGTAGCCAGCCTCGCCATGTTGGATTGGGAGCGCTTATGGGTTCTCGTAGAACCCGAAGTAGCGCCGGGCGTTGCGGTAGCTGATGTCCTCCACCATACTTCCGACCAACGCAATGTCGTCGGGCAGAAGACCGCGCTCGATGTCATCGCCGAGGATGTTGCAGAGCAGGCGGCGGAAGTATTCGTGCCGGGTGTAGGAGAGGAAGGAACGGCTGTCGGTGAGCATGCCGACAAACTGGCTGAGAAGGCCGAGCTGCGAGAGGCTCTCGATCTGCCGCCTCATGCCGTCGATTTGATCGAGGAACCACCAACCGCTGCCGAACTGGATCTTGCCGGCCGTGATGCCGTCCTGGAAATTCCCGAGCATCGTCGCGATGAGTTCGTTGTCGCGCGGATTGAGGTTGTAGATGATCGTCTTCGGCAGGCTCCCGGCGAGGTCGAGCCGATCGAGGTGTTTGGCCAATGTCGCCGCAACGGGCATATCGCCGATGGAGTCGAATCCGCAATCGGGACCGAGCAGTTTCTTCATCCGGCTGTTGTTGTTCCGGATTGCCCCGTAGTGGATCTGCATGGTCCACCCCTTCGCCGCATCCATCACGGCCAGTTCGTGGAGCATGTATGATTTGTAGCGGAGTGCCTCATCGGGTGTGACGGCGCCTCCCGCCCGCGCCTTGGCAAAGATCGAGGCCGCCTCGCTCTCCGTGCAATCCTCGGCCCAGATGGTGTCCACTCCCCGGTCGGAGAGACGGCAACCGCGCGAGGCGAAGAAGTCGTGACGGTTCTGTAGGGCCTGCATGAAATCGGATAGCGTGCTGATGGCGACCCCCGAGGCCTTCTCGAGAAGCTCAAGCCATGTGGTGAAAGCGGCGGGTTGGTCGACGAGGAGGGCCTTGTCGGGACGCCATGTAGGACGCACTTGGGTGTCGAAGGAGGCATCGGCGGCGATCGCGGCATGGTGTTCCAATGAATCCACCGGATCGTCCGTCGTGCAGACGACCTCGACCTTGGATTTCCTCATCAACCCACGGCAGGAAAAACCGGGCTGGGCCAGAAGCTCGTTGCACTGGTCGTAGATGCCGCGCGCGGTTTCGGGATTGAGCAGGCGGTCGCTGATTCCGAAATAACGCGCAAGTTCGATGTGGGACCAGTGGTAGAGGGGATTGCGCAGCAGCTTGGGCATCGTTGCGGCGTATTGCCCGAACTTTTCCCAAGGAGGTGCATCGCCCGTGCAGTAGCGTTCGTTGACACCGGCGGTTCGCATCGCCCGCCATTTGTAATGGTCACCCCCGAGCCAAAGAGTGGCGATGTTCTCCCAGCGGATGTCATCAGCGATTTCCTTCGGCGGCAGATGGCAGTGGTAGTCGATGATCGGGAGGTCGGCCGCGTGTCGATGGTAGAGTTCGCGGGCAGTCGGTGTGTCCAGAAGGAAGTCCTCGTGGATGAAGGGGCGGTTGTTACTCATGGATGGTTCCGGTAGAGGGCGGGATGATGCGTCATCAGAAATCAGAAATCAGGAAGACAGGCTCCCGAGACTCTCCAGCGCCGAGCGGACAACCTCGTCGAGGGGTTGATCGATGGGGACGATCAGGGCCTCCCCTTCATGAGGCTCCTCGAGGGTGGCGAACTGGCTCTCAAGCAGCGCCGCGGGCATGAAATGACCGGTGCGCGCTTCCAGGCGCGTCCGGATGCACTCCCTGGATCCCTTTAAGTAGATGAAGCGCAGGCCGGGCAGGCCGGAGGAGAGGCGCTCACGGTAGACACGGCGCAGTGCGGAGCAGGCGAGGAAGGTCGGGCGTGAGGAGTCTGACCGGGAGGCCAGTTCGGCATTGAGCAGGTCGAGCCAACCCCATCGGTCCTCGTCCTGAAGCGGGATCCCGGCGGCCATTTTCGCGCGGTTGGCCGGAGGGTGGAAGTCATCGGCATCGAGAAAGTCGCCACCGCCCGCCTCGGCAAGCATCCGGGCGACGCTGCTCTTCCCGCAGCCGGAGACTCCCATGACGACATGAAGGCTCATGAGGTGCGGCGTTCGGAGTTCCCCGGTGAGCCGGAGTCCCCGGAAGCCCATGGTGCGGGATCCTCGAGCTGGAAAAGCATCTCGCCCGCCTTGGGAACAAGCAGGATCCGCTCCTCCTCGCGGCCGGCGTAATCGTCGGGGTTAATGCCGGCGGGATCGCGGTAGCCCATGTTGATGCGCTCGCAGACCTCGCGGGGGATTCCGGTGGCGAGGGTGACGCGGGCGCGGCATTTCTCGACGCCGTTCTCGTAGGTGCCGACGCCGCGCACATGGGTGCTGTGGGCGATGGTTCCCCACGGGTAGTCCTTGAAGCGTTCCCACTGGCCAAGGAAGTAGTCGCGGCAGTGGTAGCCGATCTCCTCGATGAGCTTGCCGTGAACCACGGAGATCTCATGGATGTGCGGCGCGTAGATGATGAGTTCCCCGCCGTCGGCCAGCACCGGCTCGAGCTTGTACATGCACTTTCCCCCCACCCAGAGCTCGTCATACATCGCCGGGGCGCAGGAGAGGATCGTGTGGAAGGGGTGCTTCTTGTAGGTGATGTGAAGCCTGCGGGAGAGTTCGGAGGCCTCGTCCCAGGCCTGCTCGGGGGTCCCGGCGAAGAGGCCGGCAAGCCCGCCCTTGTCGACCACCATGCAGAGGCAACGCTTCGGGACGGGGACCAGGGCGGCCGCACGGTCGACGACCTTGCGCACCGGGGTCCACTTGTGCCCGATGATCATGGGGTTGGTGACCACGGCTCCGAGCCAGTGGAAGAAGTTCAGGATCTCCGGCCCGGCCACTCCGGGAAAAAGGTACTTGTTGCCCCCGGAAAAGCCGACGACCTCGTGGGGGAAGACGGGGCCAATGATGAGGAGTTCATCGTAGTCGAAGAGGCGCGCGTTGACATCCACGGGAACCTCCATCGAGAAGCGCCCGCCGGAGAGTTCGCTGATCTCGTCGGGCGTGAGCGTGCCGATGCGGCGGAGGGCGGCGGGGTTGTCCCACTCGTGGTTGAGGAGTCGGACACCGGCATAGCGGGTGGCCCGTTCCTCCGCAGTGATCCCGAGGCGCTTGCAGATGGCCTCCTCATCCATCGGCGGATGAGTTCCGAGCGCAATCATCACGTCGAGGGCGGCCACCTCGCCGGCCAACTGACGGTGGAGTTCCCTGAAGACCACCCCGAGCGGGCAGCTGCGGGTGGCGTCGGGCACGATGAGGAGGAGTCGCTTGCCGCGCAGTTCCTCCGCGGGACAGCCGCGGGCGATGATCTCCGCAACCCGGTCGTCCGTGATGCCGTGATCCGTGATTCCGGTTTCCATGGGCGTCTTCAGATGGTCTGGGAGAGGAAGCCCCCGTCGACGCGGAGGTCGGTCCCGGTCACGAAGCCGCTTGCCCCGGTGCTGGCCAGAAACACGGCGGCACCGACCAGTTCGGAGGCGTGACCGAAGCGGGCCATCGGGGTGTGGGAGAGGATGGAGGCAGCCCGGGCGGTGGGGGTGCCATCCTCGTTGAAGAGGAGCTTGCGGTTCTGCTCGGCGGGGAAAAATCCCGGGGTGATGGAATTCACGCGGACACCGAGGGGGGCCCATTCCCGCGCCAGGAACCGGGTGAGATTGATGACGGCCGCCTTGGCCGCCGAGTAGGCGACGACGCGGGAGAGCGGAAGATGGGCGGAGACGCTGGCGATGTTGATGATGCTCCCCCTGCCTCTCTCTCCCATGCCGGGGCCGAAGACCTGGCACGGCAGGAGGGCGCCGCCCACCAGATTGAGGTCGAAGCTGGCACGCCAGTCATCGGCGGCGATCTTCTCGAAGGGGTGGTCGGGCGTGACGGTCACGGAGGGATCGTTCCCTCCGGCTGCATTCACCAGAATGGAGGGAGCACCGAGGGCGGAGGTGATCTGCTCCCGCGCTTTGACGAGACTCTCTTCGGAGGAGGCGTCGGTCGCAACGAAGAGGGCCTTGCCCCCCGCCGCGGTGATCCGATCCACGCACTCACCACCCCGTCCGGCATGGCGTCCCGCCACAGCGACGGTCGCTCCGGCCGCGGCAAGTCCCTCGGCAAGGGCCCCGCCCAGGACGCCTGTCGCCCCGATGACGACGGCGACCTCCCCCGAAAGATCGAAGAGGCCTTGATCTGATTTTCCTGATTGAGGGGATTCCGGCGTTGCCATGGTTTTTTAGCAGAAGAGGGGCTCGATGTGTTTCCTGAGGAGATTGTCACGGACCCTGCGTCCGACGATCCCGCGGTGTTCCTTGAGGGCATCAGTGTAGCGGGTCCCCATGGCGGCGGCGACCTTGAAGGAAACGTGGATGAACTGCCGGAACTGAAGGTTGTATTGCGGGCAGGCGGCATCGTGGTTGAGAGCAGCGACGAAATCCTCCGATGACCAGGAATTGACCGTCTCGACGGAGGGCAACTCCGCGATGGTGATGTCGACCACGGGGGCGTAGGGTTTGATGAGTTCCTCCGCGTGAGGCAGTGCCGCGGCGTAGATCTCCCTGGCGATGGCCAGGCCCTCGCCTCCCGCCTCGGCCAGACCCGCGACCTCCTCCAGCCAGGTCGTGCCGGCGGTTTTCAGGTGAAGCCCCGCGTTGTGACGGGCCACGAGACGTCGGATGATGGGGTAGAGGGAAAACTTGTCACTGCCGGAGTGGACGCTGATCTTGAGGGTCGGGGGGAGGCCGAATTCGCGCACCGCATAAGCCAGCACGGCCAGATCCGCGTCGAACTCGCGCTCGAAGGCCGCGATGTCGCCGACATAATCCACGCCCTTGTTGAATCGTCCGGTGAACTTGGGCGCGATGGTCTGGGCGGGAATCCCCTCGTCGGCGATCATGGCGAGGATGATCAGTAGTTCCGCCGGAGTCTGCGGGGTGTCGGTTTCATCCACCGAGACCTCCACGGCAAAGGAATCGGCCGGTTTGGCGGCCGCGATGTGACGGTAAATTCGCCCCGCCTCCTGCATCGCCCAGAGGAACTTTCCGGCCGTGCGTTCGAGGTCGGCGCGTGTGATTTCCAGCGGCGCATCGAGCAGGGGAAGGCGATGGGTGCCGACGAGGCCGGAATGCTTTTCGAGAAAAGCCGCCATGCTCTCAGGGCTTGCCGGCTTGCCGGAATAATCGGCCACATCCAGCGTGAAGAAATCGCTCGCAGCGAGGAAGCCGTCCACCGTGTGCAGGTTGATATGATCGGCATCCACGAAGTAGGGGGCGGTCCAGTTCAAGGCCTTCACAGCGGCATCGGCCTCGGCGCGCAGATCCTCAGGCTTCGTGCCGATCAGGGTGTGCTCGCGGTTCGACTTGTTCCAGACAGGGTGGAGAGGCACTCCGCGCCCGGCGGCGGACTGGACGGCGGAGAGCTGGGCCTCGCCCTGATGGGCGAAACGGTCGCCCATTCCGATGGTGAATCGTGGTAGTTCTTTCATGGTGGTGGTTGTGATGTTGATGGGGGGGCTTTGCCATGAGACCCCTGAAAGTCGGATCCATCACACTCCCGCGGGACGGATAAGAAAACAGGAAAGCGGTAGCCATTCCGCTAGGCCTGACATAAACTGCTAGCTAGCTCGCATGAAGGAATCAGTTGCCAAAGTGACGGTCCATCCCCCGCCGGGTCGTCCAAGTTGGGGCGGGCAAGGAAATCTCCCCCTGATTTACCTTGGCTGGGGACGCCGCGACTTCGGGCAGAACCCCCTCCCTGTCCACTACGACAGGGGCACCAACTACTTCATTCTCCTCCGCGGAGAGATTATGCTGACGGTCGGAGAGGACCGGAAGGTCGTTCGTGGAGCGACAGCCATCCTGATCGATTCGGACTGCCGGTTCGGGATCACGCAGGCCCGGCGGGAAAACGTCAACATCCTGGTCTGGGTCTGGAAGGACCGGCCGGAGTTGCCCGAACTCAGGATTTCAGCGGGGGGCTACCGCACCCTTGACCTGCGGGAGACATCACTGGATGCGCTTCAGGAACTGCACGCCCGGTCCCGGAGGGAGATCGCCGTATCGGACAACTCCCTGCCCTCCACTCTCAACGCGCTGAGGCAGTTGCTGGAAGTCGAAATCCTGCGGGCCTCGCGAACAGCGG contains:
- a CDS encoding beta-galactosidase, which produces MKHQSKNIFGGEIQYFRLEKRYWKPILQKFKDAGLKNVTTYVQWATHLVGPPSAEHPAGELDFEGRTNPNLNLYHFLDLVHEMGLELNFRCGPFCCNEMIHGAYPEWLIMGDPSIMVWDYQNRTTQGYWIGKREGSQPSYLHPEYLAWCRKWINEVDKIIKPRLKSNGGFITMVNLDNEVSYIVQDGMLTSDYNPVNVGRGGFYHRFLTDKYGNAAALPYPQKYPSIEDVQPPRQVPDEVGDDFAWYADWCEFKTWAMSKYIAALREMHEANGVKEVTFMTNFNPHRPEGVPTRMTEFEKATGPLGIAGYDFYRGTFMSYSGYQSMARVLKLMNATLRYTWSAEFMSGTWERALKSRVSYDHMRFMALCALAQGCKALSWFMFHDRDCWGDSPVSSHGHARPSLAVLRSVKKLACETIKGWDDLVPATDLAVIYDLTSHQHSYIGDPSPCNDNALYVGEPRVDGAKCGQASREYEGLFRVVEHTGRQASVIDPVHSVAKLGAAPLVILPGSPVIHSVTAQALEQYVHDGGKLVVSGTWPGRNDSGAVITFLGGAPAKSGEPLAKGKGSIWWMPVGLGSGQPEEDSLESIAWLSALLDKETPAPKVRVEPEGTVTWVDWNSGKDMKSEGGHCVYKQPRNLFSAVLHEGPEDRILFALNHYPEAARAKVTFADKSATGLVDLESGETIPVTDGCALIDLDRKSGSVFRVV
- a CDS encoding glycoside hydrolase family 52 protein; amino-acid sequence: MKQNIHFNTQHSPIGAFASFTLGAKGAKGGLGLELGKPADQNVFIGLADGESITCLPFFQETADDSARFDVEAGAVQKRVVPRSWPDKAIRREFSAGSDTWTAGDLTFAIHTPAMAAPEPGKVSDKDLRLAYVPALTVELTVDNTRSKKDRLAIFGFQGNDPVRGMRLVEGLEKITGIACGDTLAIASDSPGVHSALGFSVEDILGESDPFNHSFGIGGVGLLVCRAKAGKKQTFRFAVCFHRAGQATTGLNTRYHYTRYFSDIEAVAAYALENFGALKKRGDAFDKKLAKAKLGEARSFMLAQAVHSYYGSTQFLEFEGKPLWAVNEGEYRMLNTLDLTIDQLFFEMEMNPWTVRNELDWFLRRYSYTDTVRFPGDATEYPGGITFTHDMGITNHFSPPQRSVYEKSGLHGCFSHMSHEELVNWLVCALVYVKQSGDTAWRKKNLPTFQKILTSLLNRDHPDPAQRDGVMSLDSSRCAGGSEITTYDSLDVSLGQARNNLYLAVKCWGSYVGLADLFSAIGDKKRAATALDQARRAAATISATADKNGLLPAILHENVESRIIPAIEGLVIPHALGLKKALSPDGEFGPLIASLRRHLRGVLKQGICLFPDGGWKISSTSNNSWLSKVYLCQFIASEILGEKPGKAGVVADQAHAAWLLDEKNNYWAWSDQIVSGEAKGSKYYPRGVTSILWLKEKQRA
- the uxaC gene encoding glucuronate isomerase; amino-acid sequence: MSNNRPFIHEDFLLDTPTARELYHRHAADLPIIDYHCHLPPKEIADDIRWENIATLWLGGDHYKWRAMRTAGVNERYCTGDAPPWEKFGQYAATMPKLLRNPLYHWSHIELARYFGISDRLLNPETARGIYDQCNELLAQPGFSCRGLMRKSKVEVVCTTDDPVDSLEHHAAIAADASFDTQVRPTWRPDKALLVDQPAAFTTWLELLEKASGVAISTLSDFMQALQNRHDFFASRGCRLSDRGVDTIWAEDCTESEAASIFAKARAGGAVTPDEALRYKSYMLHELAVMDAAKGWTMQIHYGAIRNNNSRMKKLLGPDCGFDSIGDMPVAATLAKHLDRLDLAGSLPKTIIYNLNPRDNELIATMLGNFQDGITAGKIQFGSGWWFLDQIDGMRRQIESLSQLGLLSQFVGMLTDSRSFLSYTRHEYFRRLLCNILGDDIERGLLPDDIALVGSMVEDISYRNARRYFGFYENP
- a CDS encoding gluconokinase, whose protein sequence is MSLHVVMGVSGCGKSSVARMLAEAGGGDFLDADDFHPPANRAKMAAGIPLQDEDRWGWLDLLNAELASRSDSSRPTFLACSALRRVYRERLSSGLPGLRFIYLKGSRECIRTRLEARTGHFMPAALLESQFATLEEPHEGEALIVPIDQPLDEVVRSALESLGSLSS
- a CDS encoding lactate racemase domain-containing protein, which codes for METGITDHGITDDRVAEIIARGCPAEELRGKRLLLIVPDATRSCPLGVVFRELHRQLAGEVAALDVMIALGTHPPMDEEAICKRLGITAEERATRYAGVRLLNHEWDNPAALRRIGTLTPDEISELSGGRFSMEVPVDVNARLFDYDELLIIGPVFPHEVVGFSGGNKYLFPGVAGPEILNFFHWLGAVVTNPMIIGHKWTPVRKVVDRAAALVPVPKRCLCMVVDKGGLAGLFAGTPEQAWDEASELSRRLHITYKKHPFHTILSCAPAMYDELWVGGKCMYKLEPVLADGGELIIYAPHIHEISVVHGKLIEEIGYHCRDYFLGQWERFKDYPWGTIAHSTHVRGVGTYENGVEKCRARVTLATGIPREVCERINMGYRDPAGINPDDYAGREEERILLVPKAGEMLFQLEDPAPWASGDSGSPGNSERRTS
- a CDS encoding SDR family oxidoreductase yields the protein MATPESPQSGKSDQGLFDLSGEVAVVIGATGVLGGALAEGLAAAGATVAVAGRHAGRGGECVDRITAAGGKALFVATDASSEESLVKAREQITSALGAPSILVNAAGGNDPSVTVTPDHPFEKIAADDWRASFDLNLVGGALLPCQVFGPGMGERGRGSIINIASVSAHLPLSRVVAYSAAKAAVINLTRFLAREWAPLGVRVNSITPGFFPAEQNRKLLFNEDGTPTARAASILSHTPMARFGHASELVGAAVFLASTGASGFVTGTDLRVDGGFLSQTI
- a CDS encoding tagaturonate epimerase family protein, coding for MKELPRFTIGMGDRFAHQGEAQLSAVQSAAGRGVPLHPVWNKSNREHTLIGTKPEDLRAEADAAVKALNWTAPYFVDADHINLHTVDGFLAASDFFTLDVADYSGKPASPESMAAFLEKHSGLVGTHRLPLLDAPLEITRADLERTAGKFLWAMQEAGRIYRHIAAAKPADSFAVEVSVDETDTPQTPAELLIILAMIADEGIPAQTIAPKFTGRFNKGVDYVGDIAAFEREFDADLAVLAYAVREFGLPPTLKISVHSGSDKFSLYPIIRRLVARHNAGLHLKTAGTTWLEEVAGLAEAGGEGLAIAREIYAAALPHAEELIKPYAPVVDITIAELPSVETVNSWSSEDFVAALNHDAACPQYNLQFRQFIHVSFKVAAAMGTRYTDALKEHRGIVGRRVRDNLLRKHIEPLFC
- a CDS encoding helix-turn-helix transcriptional regulator, translating into MKESVAKVTVHPPPGRPSWGGQGNLPLIYLGWGRRDFGQNPLPVHYDRGTNYFILLRGEIMLTVGEDRKVVRGATAILIDSDCRFGITQARRENVNILVWVWKDRPELPELRISAGGYRTLDLRETSLDALQELHARSRREIAVSDNSLPSTLNALRQLLEVEILRASRTAEATGDLRWELAHSWMMNSLSIHTPVPALCDYLGMSPSTLHRFFRERTGVSPGAYFRKLKAGEAARLIGKEGWQVKAAAHHLGYRHANDLSRALRKR